A genomic segment from Bradyrhizobium sp. ISRA430 encodes:
- a CDS encoding ABC transporter permease produces the protein MRAGNIVQLGVKELRGLLRDPMMLALIVYAFTVSIYTSSRAQPETLNQAALAIVDEDRSPAATRIITAFSPPYFTVPRLIPQSDIMARMDAGLDTFALNIPPNFQRDLLAQRSPAIQLNVDATRMSQAFTGSGYIQSIVSDEVGEFLSRYRSAAPLPIDLALRARFNPELNKSWFGAINNIISSITMLSIILTGAALIREREHGTIEHLLVMPVTPFEIMASKIWSMGLVVLVASAVSLVFVVQGLLAVRIGGSIPLFLFGTALYLFAMTSLGIFLATVGGSMPQFGLLMMLVLMPLQMLSGATTPRESMPEIIQNIMLAAPNTHFVILAQAVLFRGADLAVVWPQIAALPLIGAILFLLSLRRFKQFLR, from the coding sequence ATGCGCGCAGGCAATATCGTCCAGCTCGGCGTCAAGGAACTGCGGGGCCTGTTGCGCGATCCGATGATGCTGGCGCTGATTGTCTATGCCTTCACGGTCTCCATCTATACCTCGTCCAGGGCTCAGCCCGAGACGCTGAACCAGGCGGCGCTGGCTATCGTCGACGAGGACAGGTCGCCGGCCGCCACGCGCATCATCACCGCGTTCAGCCCGCCCTATTTCACGGTCCCGCGGCTGATCCCGCAATCGGACATCATGGCACGCATGGATGCCGGGCTCGACACCTTCGCTCTCAACATCCCGCCCAACTTCCAGCGTGACCTGCTGGCGCAGAGATCGCCCGCCATCCAGCTCAACGTGGATGCGACGCGCATGTCGCAGGCTTTCACGGGAAGCGGCTACATCCAGTCCATCGTCAGCGACGAGGTCGGCGAGTTTCTGTCCCGCTACCGTTCGGCCGCGCCGCTGCCGATCGATCTGGCGCTACGCGCACGCTTCAATCCGGAACTCAACAAGAGCTGGTTCGGCGCCATCAACAACATCATCTCCTCCATCACGATGCTGTCGATCATCCTGACCGGCGCGGCACTGATCCGCGAGCGTGAGCACGGCACGATCGAGCATCTGCTGGTCATGCCGGTGACGCCGTTCGAGATCATGGCCAGCAAGATCTGGTCGATGGGTCTTGTCGTTCTTGTTGCATCCGCTGTCTCCCTCGTCTTCGTTGTGCAGGGCTTGCTCGCGGTCCGGATCGGCGGCTCGATCCCGCTGTTCCTGTTCGGTACAGCACTCTATTTGTTTGCAATGACAAGCTTGGGCATCTTTCTGGCGACGGTCGGCGGATCCATGCCGCAGTTCGGCCTGCTGATGATGCTTGTGTTGATGCCGCTTCAGATGCTGTCTGGAGCCACGACGCCACGGGAGAGCATGCCCGAGATCATCCAGAATATCATGCTGGCCGCGCCCAACACCCACTTCGTCATTCTCGCACAAGCCGTGCTGTTTCGCGGCGCCGATCTTGCTGTCGTCTGGCCGCAGATCGCTGCCTTGCCGTTGATCGGAGCAATCCTGTTCCTACTTTCGCTTCGACGATTTAAGCAGTTCTTGCGGTAG
- the rbbA gene encoding ribosome-associated ATPase/putative transporter RbbA: MSDTSNGDQLLSPAPVIRLEAVGLSYDKTRALDGVTLDIPSARMVGLIGPDGVGKSSLLSLVAGARAIQDGRIQVLGGDMADSTHRRRTCPQIAYMPQGLGKNLYPTLSVFENVDFFGRLFGHDQCEREERIRQLLTDTGLSPFTDRPAGKLSGGMKQKLGLCCALIHDPDLLILDEPTTGVDPLSRRQFWELIETIRKDRPGMSVVVATAYMEEAARFDWLVAMKDGRVLATGTPAKLLQQTGADNLDAAFIALLPEEQRRGYKEVVIPPRASDHDDIAIEAERLTVRFGDFTAVDHVSFRIARGEIFGFLGSNGCGKTTTMKVLTGLLPASEGEARLFGHEVDPNDMDVRRRVGYMSQAFSLYSELTIRQNLKLHARLFRLAPDTIEDRVRKMVDDFDLTHVIDALPDALPLGVRQRLSLAVAMIHAPDILILDEPTSGVDPVARDGFWQILSDLSRRDNVTIFVSTHFMNEAERCDRISLMHAGKVMISDTPAGIAERRGGGNLEEAFVAYLKDAIAATDASVARATPHVTEAATAKTHGAMHSALSFFDPRRMFAYTQREALELRRDPIRATLAILGSLILMFVMGYGINMDVENLSFAVMDRDDTTISRDYVLQIAGSRYFTELAPIADYDDLDRRMRNGELSLAIEIPPGFGRDVARGSNVQIGAWVDGAMPSRAETVRSYVQAMHATWLAQRTRQLLGNAATTGDYQLEVRFLYNPDIRSIVAMAPAVIPILLLIIPAILATLSVVREKELGSIINFFVTPVTRIEFLLGKQLPYVALAMLNFFLLTAFAVFAFGVPFRGSFAAFTAAALLYVVVTTAMGLVISSFMTSQIAAIFATALLTMIPATQYSGLIDPVSSLQGAAAIFGRIYPTAHFVTITRGTFSKGLDFGDLSGPFLALLVTIPVLLGLGVLLLKKQAN; the protein is encoded by the coding sequence ATGAGCGATACGTCGAACGGCGATCAGTTACTCTCTCCGGCGCCGGTGATACGCCTCGAAGCGGTCGGGCTGTCCTACGACAAGACTCGTGCGCTGGATGGCGTCACGCTCGACATTCCCTCAGCACGCATGGTGGGCCTAATTGGACCTGACGGCGTCGGCAAGTCCAGCCTGCTCTCGCTAGTCGCAGGCGCCCGCGCCATCCAGGATGGACGGATTCAGGTGCTCGGCGGCGATATGGCGGATAGCACGCACCGACGGCGCACCTGTCCGCAGATCGCCTATATGCCGCAGGGCCTGGGCAAGAATCTCTACCCGACTCTCTCTGTCTTCGAGAATGTGGATTTCTTCGGCCGCCTGTTCGGGCACGACCAGTGCGAGCGGGAGGAACGCATACGGCAACTCCTCACGGACACCGGCCTTAGTCCCTTTACCGATCGACCAGCCGGCAAGCTGTCGGGCGGCATGAAGCAGAAGCTCGGCCTCTGCTGCGCGCTGATTCACGATCCTGATCTCCTGATCCTCGACGAGCCCACGACGGGCGTCGACCCGCTCTCGCGCCGGCAGTTTTGGGAGCTGATCGAGACGATCCGAAAGGATCGTCCGGGCATGAGCGTCGTCGTTGCGACCGCCTATATGGAGGAAGCCGCGCGCTTCGACTGGCTCGTTGCGATGAAGGACGGGCGAGTGCTAGCGACCGGCACTCCGGCGAAGCTGCTGCAACAGACCGGCGCCGACAATCTCGATGCAGCCTTCATTGCCCTGCTGCCTGAGGAGCAGCGACGGGGTTACAAGGAGGTGGTGATCCCACCGCGCGCAAGCGATCATGACGACATCGCAATCGAGGCCGAGCGGCTGACCGTCAGGTTCGGCGACTTCACGGCCGTCGACCATGTCAGCTTCCGCATCGCCCGCGGCGAGATCTTCGGCTTCCTTGGCTCGAACGGCTGCGGCAAGACCACGACGATGAAGGTGCTGACTGGGCTTTTGCCGGCGAGCGAAGGCGAAGCCAGGCTGTTCGGGCACGAGGTCGATCCCAATGACATGGATGTCCGGCGGCGCGTCGGTTATATGTCGCAGGCCTTTTCGCTCTATTCCGAGCTGACGATTCGCCAGAACCTGAAGCTGCACGCGCGGCTGTTCCGTCTCGCGCCTGACACCATCGAGGATCGTGTCCGCAAGATGGTCGACGACTTCGACCTCACCCATGTCATCGACGCATTGCCCGACGCGCTGCCGCTTGGCGTGCGCCAGCGCCTGTCGCTTGCGGTCGCCATGATCCACGCGCCCGACATCCTGATCCTGGACGAACCGACCTCCGGCGTCGATCCGGTCGCCCGCGACGGCTTCTGGCAGATCCTGTCCGATCTGTCACGGCGCGACAATGTCACGATCTTCGTGTCCACTCATTTCATGAACGAGGCGGAGCGATGCGACCGCATCTCTCTGATGCATGCCGGCAAGGTGATGATCAGCGACACGCCGGCAGGGATCGCAGAGCGTCGCGGCGGCGGCAACCTAGAAGAAGCCTTCGTTGCCTACCTGAAGGACGCGATCGCCGCGACCGACGCGAGCGTGGCGCGTGCCACGCCGCATGTGACCGAAGCCGCCACCGCCAAGACGCACGGGGCCATGCACAGCGCCTTGAGCTTCTTCGATCCCCGACGCATGTTTGCCTACACACAGCGGGAGGCGCTCGAGCTCAGGCGCGATCCGATCCGCGCCACGCTTGCCATTCTCGGCAGCCTCATCCTGATGTTCGTGATGGGCTACGGCATCAACATGGACGTCGAGAATCTTTCCTTCGCCGTCATGGACCGCGACGACACCACCATCAGCCGCGACTACGTCCTGCAGATCGCAGGGTCCCGCTATTTCACCGAGCTCGCGCCGATCGCCGACTATGATGATCTCGACCGCCGCATGCGCAACGGCGAGCTGAGCCTCGCGATCGAAATCCCGCCCGGGTTTGGACGCGACGTCGCGCGCGGCAGCAACGTTCAGATCGGCGCCTGGGTCGACGGCGCGATGCCGTCGCGCGCGGAGACGGTGCGCAGCTATGTCCAGGCGATGCACGCGACCTGGCTCGCGCAACGGACCCGGCAGCTCCTGGGCAATGCCGCAACCACCGGCGACTACCAGCTTGAGGTCCGCTTCCTCTACAACCCCGATATCAGAAGCATCGTCGCGATGGCCCCCGCCGTGATACCGATCCTGCTCCTGATCATCCCGGCGATCCTGGCGACGCTAAGCGTCGTGCGGGAGAAGGAGCTGGGATCGATCATCAACTTCTTCGTCACGCCGGTGACCCGGATCGAGTTTCTGCTCGGCAAGCAGCTGCCCTATGTCGCGCTCGCCATGCTGAACTTCTTCCTGCTGACGGCTTTCGCCGTGTTCGCGTTCGGCGTTCCCTTCAGGGGCAGCTTCGCGGCCTTCACGGCGGCCGCCCTCCTCTACGTCGTCGTCACGACGGCGATGGGACTCGTCATCTCGTCATTCATGACGAGCCAGATTGCGGCGATCTTCGCGACCGCGCTCCTCACCATGATTCCGGCCACGCAATATTCGGGGCTGATCGATCCGGTCTCATCGCTCCAGGGCGCCGCCGCTATCTTCGGACGGATCTACCCGACGGCGCATTTCGTCACCATCACGCGCGGCACCTTCTCGAAGGGGCTCGACTTCGGCGATCTTTCGGGACCGTTCCTTGCGCTTCTCGTTACCATCCCCGTGCTGCTCGGGCTTGGCGTGCTGCTGCTCAAGAAACAGGCGAACTAA
- a CDS encoding HlyD family efflux transporter periplasmic adaptor subunit translates to MTRNRKRWLIALLVVALGAGGYFAWQKLGGDSLTAGFASGNGRIEAVEIDIATKTPGRIRDILVREGDLVSAGQALAQMDTVQLEAQYRQAQAQLRRATIGIDTAKSLVTQREAEKKTATAVINQRSAELDAADRKLQRSETLIRTNAVSQQVLDDDRAAANGARAAVAASEAQFAGSEAAISAAEAQVVDAEAAVEAAKAAIESIKADLNDSTLRAPRDGRVQFRVAQPGEVLSAGGRVLNLVDLGDVYMTFFLPTAQAGRVAIGSEVRLVLDAAPQWVIPAKATFVASVAQFTPKTVETEEERQKLMFRVRAHISPDLLRRNIEQVKTGLPGLAFVRLDPDAEWPAQLTEHLVK, encoded by the coding sequence ATGACGCGCAATCGAAAACGCTGGCTGATCGCTCTCCTCGTCGTGGCGCTCGGCGCGGGCGGCTACTTCGCCTGGCAGAAGCTGGGAGGCGACAGCCTTACGGCGGGCTTCGCCAGCGGCAACGGCCGCATCGAGGCCGTGGAAATCGATATCGCGACCAAGACGCCCGGGCGCATCAGGGACATCCTGGTGCGGGAGGGCGATCTGGTGTCGGCCGGACAGGCGCTCGCGCAAATGGATACCGTGCAGCTCGAGGCACAGTACCGCCAGGCCCAGGCGCAGTTGCGCCGTGCCACGATCGGGATCGACACCGCCAAGAGCCTCGTGACCCAGCGCGAGGCCGAGAAGAAGACAGCGACCGCTGTGATTAACCAGCGCAGCGCGGAGCTCGATGCGGCCGATCGAAAGCTGCAACGTTCCGAAACATTGATCAGAACCAACGCTGTGTCCCAGCAGGTGCTTGACGACGACCGGGCGGCCGCCAACGGCGCGCGCGCCGCTGTGGCCGCTTCGGAGGCCCAGTTCGCCGGCTCGGAAGCTGCGATCAGCGCCGCCGAAGCACAAGTCGTCGATGCGGAAGCTGCCGTCGAGGCGGCGAAAGCCGCCATCGAGAGCATCAAGGCCGATCTCAACGACTCGACGCTGCGCGCGCCTCGCGACGGACGCGTCCAATTCCGCGTGGCCCAGCCGGGCGAAGTTCTCTCCGCTGGCGGACGCGTGCTCAACCTCGTCGACCTCGGCGACGTCTACATGACGTTCTTCCTGCCGACGGCGCAGGCCGGCCGCGTCGCGATCGGCTCGGAGGTCCGCCTCGTGCTTGACGCAGCACCGCAATGGGTCATTCCCGCCAAGGCGACGTTCGTCGCCAGCGTCGCACAATTCACGCCGAAGACCGTCGAAACCGAAGAGGAGCGGCAGAAGCTGATGTTCCGCGTGAGGGCGCATATCTCACCGGACCTGCTGCGGCGGAACATCGAGCAGGTCAAGACCGGCTTACCCGGCCTGGCCTTCGTCCGGCTCGACCCTGACGCCGAATGGCCGGCGCAATTGACGGAACATCTGGTCAAATGA